The following nucleotide sequence is from Aneurinibacillus soli.
TGGAGTCTAGCTTCTTTTTTTACCTACAAGTACTTGACTTAGATCTTCACATTAGGTGGGCTTGTTGGAAGCAAAACTGTGTTGGGAGTAGAGAATAGCGGAGCAAGAGAGCTTTTGTACGCTTTTCTCCCAGCGGAAGAAGAACGTTGAACGGGCCTTTGCCCGCAATCCTTCTATGAGAAGCTTCCTTGTTTCCGTTTTGCGGGCGAGTTCATCGGGCTTCTGGAGCGGACAGTTCCGCTATTCTCTACTCCCCCACCACACTTTTGGTTCTATCAATCGCCTTCCTCTCATAGATTGCTAGAAAAGAGCGGGTTGTCCATCCTGTTCAAAGGGAGAGGAGAGTGGGGGATGCAGCGGAAATATCGCGGCGTTGTACTAAATCTAAACGGAGCAGGCGTCCAGCGGAGCTTCATCATGTTATCGCTCAGTACAGCTGTCGTCTTTATCCTGCTCGGGATGCTATTCGTATCACATGCGGGGCGAGGACTATCCTCACAGCACGTCGGAAAAATCGCGGTCGGGATGTCAAACGGCTGGATGCTCCAGACTTTGCGCTACGAGTTGCCCTACTTTCAGCCAGATGCACCAGAGATGGAAACGGTGAATATTCCAACACTTATGTTTCGACTTGTGACAAGCATTAACCCGGACGATCCACGGACGCTTCTTGGCTACGAGCTTCCCGGATTTAGTTTGTTTGATACAGAAGTGCTTGTCTCGGAAAAAGCGGTGGCATTAAGTGACCTGCCGTTTGAATCATCTCCACCGCCAGAAGCGTTGCGCGACGAACCCGCAGTGGACAAAAAGGAAGCGCCAGTCCCACCGCAGGATACGATGCTGTCGACTAAAGGGAAAAAAGTTATGTTTATCTACAATACGCACAACCGCGAATCGTGGGTATCAGAGGTGCCAAAAGCGCGCGAGAAGAATGACCCGAATCTCGCGATGGATTCAAAAACGAATGTAACGCTTGTCAGCAAGCGGATGGCCAAAACACTTGAACAAAACGGAATTGGCTCAACAGTGGGGCTGCGTGATTTTACAGGCATCTTGAACCAGCGCAGTGCCTCTTATTCTCTGTCGTATGCGGAATCACTTAAAATGGTTAAGTCAGTCGTGGCGCAGGATCGCAATTTGAACTATTTCATTGACATCCACCGCGATTCACTTCCACGTAAATCGACCACGGCAACGATTAACGGGAAGACGTATGCGCAAACATTTTTCGTCATTGGCATGCGCAACCCGAATTGGGAGAAAAACCAGCAGTTTGCACTTAAAGTCCATAACGTAATCGAGAAAAAATACCCCGGCCTCTCCAAAGGTATATTTGGCAAAAAAGGTGGGAATGGTGAATATAACCAGTCTGTATCACCTAACTCGATTCTGATCGAGGTGGGTGGGCCTGATAATACAGTAGAGGAATGCTACCGTACAGCGGACATTCTGGCAGAAGCGATTGCCGAAGTATACTGGGAAGCGGAGAAAGCGAATGCAAAGCCAAAAGCGAAACGTTCGTAGGCAGGAGGGAGCGCTCGTGAAACTGGCTGTAAAGTTTGGTTTGCTAGTTGGAGTGCTGTTTGTAGGAATTCTATTCGGGATTAATACAGCGGAAAAAGGAATGCAACGCATTGAAGGTACGACTGATCTGCCAGGCAAAAGCTTCGTGATCAAAAAGGTAGAAGGCGGAAAGATGGAAGTAGAAGTGCTTGGCAAGCAAGTGGCATCCGGAGTGCCGATCTCCAGTGGAAAGGCAGTGACCGGAAACTGGCTTAGCCAGGTTGGAGGAGATATACGTACGTTCGTTATTGGGACAACGCGTACGGTGATGGAATGGATCATGAGCAAATTATAGAGACCGCTTCGGCGGTTTCTTTTTTGTTACAATAAGTATAAAGAATGGATTTGGAGGAGGAGCGAATCATGGTATATAAACAAAGATTGCGCGTCATCGAGCAAGAGATCGAGCAGGCTGGAGTGGAAGTGGCACTTCTGACATCCCCGCTGTCTGTGGCGTACGTGTCCGGGTTTGTATGTGATCCGCACGAACGTTTTATGGGGCTCGTGATACGCCCGGGTGCGGAACCAGTGCTGTTCGTGCCGTCACTGGAGAAGGATAAGGCAGAAGCGGAATTGGCGGCGTACGGCGGTTTTATTCGTGATGTCATTGCTGTTCGTGATACAGACAATCCATATGCCCGCCTGTTAGAAGCAGGGCTTGGTACTGGCGTAAAACGTCTGGCGATTGAAAAGTCATACATGCGTGTCAGAGAAGCAGAGCGGTTGGCGGTAGCACTGCCGGGTGTGCAGTTCGCAGATATTGGCGATGCGATTGTACGCTTGCGCCTGCGCAAGTCGGAAGAAGAATTGGCACGCATGGAGATTGCGATGCGTCTCGTAGAAGAGGTGCTGGCGGAAGGGCTACAAAAAGTCCGTCCGGGTGTGACGGAGCTTGAACTTGTCGCGGAACTGGAATATATCATGAAAAAGAAAGGCGCAGATGCTCCGTCATTTGACACAATGGTACTCGCTGGGGCTAATTCTGCTCTGCCGCATGGCGTGCCGGGAATGACTAAGGTACAGGGAGGGCAGTTCCTGTTGTTTGACCTCGGTGTGTTCAAGGACGGCTATTGCTCGGATATTACCCGCACGTTCGTCGTGGGTGAGCCGACAGAAGAAATGGAGCGCATCTACCACACTGTACTTGCGGGAGAAGAAGCGGCCATTCGAGCTGTCCAGCCGGGACGTGCGCTCGCAGAAGTCGATCGTGCGGCTCGCAATATCATCACAGACGCTGGATATGGACACTACTTCACGCATCGCGTTGGCCACGGACTTGGGCTCGAAGTACACGAAGCGCCATCCGTTCACGGCGAGAACCAGACTCTTATGGAAGCGGGCATGACTTTCACCATCGAACCTGGCATCTATGTTCCGGGACTGGGCGGTGTCCGGATTGAAGACGACATTCTCGTGACCGAATCCGGTGTGCGGGTGCTGACTGCGTTTCCAAAGGGGCTTACGAAGCTAAGTTTGTAGGCACTGGATAAATACAAGGACATTTTGGATAGTTGTCATAACAAAGTATGGTGGAGGAGCAGAGAAGAAATGGGCATGTCACTTTGTTACGCTCGACAGGGAAGCGTACACTGGCCGCTCCAGGTGACAAGTGAACTCGCCCACAAAAGGGACAGGGATGCTTTTGCGAAGAAGAGTTGTGGGCAAAAGCCCGTTCCCTTGTCCCCCTCCGCTGGGCATTCGCGTAAAAGCGTTCCGTTGCCCATTTCTTCTCCACTCCTAACCTACTTTGTTAAGCATCAGCTAAACAAAATGTTTGTTTTTGGACTGTAAAACATCCTCGAAATCGCTAGGAAAAAACCAACAGCGAAAAACAACGAAAGTATGCAGGAGTCGGAGGGTGGGCGGTGTTCAAGCGGACATTTCGACTTTTATGCTCAGTCATCAGCCCTGGAAAGCGATCAGACCCGCAATTGTCTCCATCATTGATCTACCTAGATGTTTTGCGGGTCCGCTTGGAAGGGATGATGACGGACAGTGATGCTTCTCTGCCAAAGTCGACACGTACGCGGAACACCGCCCACCCTCTCGGCTCCCTCACCATACTTTCGCTTTGTTTTTCCCCCACTGCCTGATATAATAGTACTTAGTGCATTTTTTCCTCGTGGGAGGTACGTATGGATCGTAGAAAAAGACAAGAAAAAATCCGCAATTTCTCTATTATTGCTCACATTGACCATGGAAAGTCCACACTGGCGGACCGGATTCTCGAATTCACCGGCGCGCTAAGCGACCGGGAGAAGGAAGACCAGTTCCTTGATCAGATGGATTTGGAACGTGAGCGTGGCATTACGATTAAATTGAACGCTGTCCAGCTTAAATACAAAGCGCAAGACGGCGAAGAATACATTCTGCACCTGATCGACACACCGGGACACGTCGACTTCACGTATGAAGTATCGCGTAGTCTCGCAGCTTGTGAAGGGGCGCTACTTGTAGTAGACGCCGCTCAGGGCATCGAGGCGCAAACGCTTGCCAACGTGTACCTGGCTCTTGATAATAACCTTGAGATTCTTCCGGTTATTAACAAGATTGACCTGCCAAGTGCCGAACCGGAACGTGTGAAGCAGGAAGTTGAAGATGTGATTGGTCTTGATGCGAGTGAAGCCGTGCTTGCGTCCGCGAAAGCAGGCATTGGCATTGGTGATATCCTTGAGCAAGTTGTAGCCAAAGTTCCGGCTCCGACAGGGGACCCGGATGCGCCGCTGAAAGCGCTCATTTTTGACTCGTATTATGACGCGTATCGTGGGGTTATTACATCCGTTCGGATTGTGGATGGAACTGTGCGTAAGGGTTCCAAAATCAAAATGATGGCGACTGGTGCTGTATTTGAGGTTGCCGAGGTTGGTACTCACGCTCCTTTTGCGAAGCAAGTAGATGAACTGACTGTTGGGGATGTAGGCTATATCGCGGCAAGCATTAAGAGTGTACGGGATACACGTGTCGGGGATACGATTACATTAGCGGACAATCCGGCTGCTGAAGGGCTGCCGGGCTACCGGAAAGTAAATCCGATGGTATTCAGCGGGATGTATCCGGTTGACAGCAGTGACTACAATGACTTGCGGGAAGCGCTGGAGAAGCTTCAGCTCAATGATGCATCGCTCCAGTTTGAGCCCGAGACCTCACAGGCACTTGGCTTCGGTTTCCGATGCGGCTTCCTTGGTATGCTGCACATGGAAATTATGCAGGAGCGCATTGAGCGGGAGTTTGATATTCCGCTTATTACGACGGCACCAAGTGTAATTTACCGTGTTACCAAAACGGATGGGGAAGTGCTTGATATCGAGAACCCATCCAAAATGCCGGACGCACAGCGCATTGATTTCATTGAAGAGCCATATGTGAAAGCTTCGATCATGGTGCCGAAAGATTTCGTCGGCGCGATTATGGATTTATGCCAGCGCAAGCGGGGCGATTTCGTTGATATGCAGTACATTGACGATCTTCGTGTGCAGATTATATATGAAATGCCGCTTGCCGAGATCGTATTCGAATTTTTCGACCAGCTGAAATCAAACACAAAAGGATATGCATCCTTTGATTATGAGCTAGTTGGTTATAAAAAATCGAAGCTTGTGAAGATGGATATTATGCTGAATGGTGAGACGGTTGATGCTCTGTCGTTTATCGTTCACCGTGATACAGCCTACCAGCGCGGTCGTGTGTTCTGTGAGAAGCTAAAAGAGCTCATCCCACGCCAGATGTTCGAAGTGCCAATCCAGGCTGCGATCGGACAAAAAATCGTGGCGCGTGAGACGATTAAAGCGATGCGCAAAAACGTATTGGCCAAGTGTTACGGCGGGGATATTTCCCGGAAGCGCAAACTGCTTGAGAAGCAGAAAGAAGGGAAGAAGCGCATGAAGTCAGTCGGAAGCGTGGAAATCCCGCAAGAAGCGTTCATGGCGGTTCTTAAAATGGACGATAATTAAGCAGGTAACGATAGACAGAGAGAAGAGTGGGCATATGCTCGCTCTTTTTCTTCATTAGCAGAGAAAGAAGGGATGCTACATGACACGGGCCGTATACATTCACATCCCGTTTTGCACGAATAAATGCTATTACTGTGACTTCAACTCCTTCGTCACGAAAAATCCGCAATTGGTGTGGGATTATCTTGAAGCACTTGACCGCGAGATGGAACAGACCGTACATGACGTTCCACCGGAGGAAATCAGGACGATTTTTGTCGGGGGAGGTACGCCGACTTTTCTTGATGCGAAGCAGATGGAATTTTTTGTTTCATCTGTAGCGAAGCATTTTCCGAACCGGAGCGCAGACGTTGAATTTACGATGGAAGCGAATCCGGGCACAACCGATCCGGAGAAGCTTGCGATTATGCGGGCGGGCGGTGTGAACCGGATCAGTTTCGGGGTTCAGTCGTTTGACGATGCGTTGCTTGCACGCATTGGGCGTATTCACGACAGCGCACAAGTGTATCGCAGTCTGGCGCACGCCAGGGAAGCAGGATTTACGAATTTGTCGATTGACTTGATTTTTGGTCTGCCGGATCAGACGCCTGTGCTATTTAAGAAAACACTGGATGCTGCGTTTGCGCTTGATCTGCCACATTTTTCTTCCTACAGTCTTAAAGTAGAAGAAAACACGCTGTTCCATACGTTGTATGAAAAAGATAAACTGCCGCTTCCAACCGAAGAGGAAGAAGTAGTGATGTATGACATGCTTATGAATGAAATGGCGGCACATGGCTACCATCAGTATGAGATTAGTAATTTTGCCCGACCTGGATACGAGAGTCGCCATAATATGACGTATTGGCGTAATGAATCATACTATGGAATCGGAGCGGGTGCGCATGGGTATGTAAATGGAGAGCGGCATGTGAACGCAGGTCCGGTGCAGCACTATATTCAGCTTGCCGGGGAGCAGGGACTTCCGCGCATTGAACAGTTTGCAGTGACGCAGGATGAACAAATGGAAGACCATATGATTATGGGGTTGCGTATGATGAGTGGGGTCGATGAAGCTGTATTTTCCGAACGGTTTGGTGTGCCGCTTACCCATGTTTTTGGGGATAGTATGGCTGATCTAATCGAAATGGGCCTGCTTATGCGCGTAGACGGACGTGTGTGTTTGACGAAGAAAGGGATTCCGCTCGGCAACGAAGTTTTTGCAAGATTTTTGGGACTGGTTGACAAAGCATAACGTCGTTTGGTATTTTGAAAGTAAGCTTTTTAGCACTCGCCTTATCTGAGTGCTAACAAAGGAGGGGACAGCATGCTTTCGGAACGTCAGAAGTTGATTTTGCACGTCATTATTGACAATTACATTCGTTCCGCTGAACCTGTTGGGTCCCGGACGATTTCTAAGCGAGAAGATATTGGCTATAGCTCAGCGACCATTCGCAATGAGATGGCCGATCTGGAAGAGATGGGGTATCTGGAGCAGCCACATACGTCGGCGGGCCGTATTCCATCGAATAAAGGATATCGTTTTTATGTGGACCAACTTGCTTACATGCCGTCGATGCAGATAGAAGACGCCACGCATATTCGCAGGGCGTTTGCTGATCGGTTCTATGAACTTGAGCAGGTAATGAATCAGGCAGCGGCGATTTTGTCGGGTCTGACGAGTTACACATCGATTGTCCTTGGACATGAATTGAAAACAACGAAGCTTAAGACGCTACAAATTATCCCGCTTTCATTAGGATCGGCAGTTGCGATCTTAGTCACCGATACCGGACGGGTTGAGAACAAAATGATCTCTATTCCGGAAAGCATCCCGATGGAAGAACTAGAACGGGTTGTCAATCTGCTTAATTCGAGACTGCAAGGTGTGTCCATGCCAGAGCTGCGCCAGCGGTTGCATACAGAAGTGACGCGCGAGTTGAGCCGCTACTTGCAACGACATGAACAAATTATGGAAGTGCTTGAAGACGCGCTTGGCACAAAGCCGGAAGAGCAGATTGTACTCAAAGGGACAACCAACATTATGATGCAGCCGGAATTCCGGGATGTGGATAAAGTACGGGATATTCTCGCGATTTTTGAGCAAAATGATATGATGGTGCGCCTGTTTGATTCGCAACAGAGTGGCATTCAGGTGCGCATTGGAACGGAAAATCAGGAAGAAGCGGTCAGTGGATGCAGTATTATTACCGCCACCTACCATTTTGACGGCCTGCCAGTTGGCACCATTGGTCTGCTTGGTCCAACACGAATGGAATATGGCCGGGTGATAAGTATTTTGAGGGAACTGGCGGGGAACCTGACCGACGCGGTTGAAAGGTTTCATAAGCCGGGAACATAGTTCCCGGCCTATTCCATGAGCGAGAAGGGGATGCGCATGAGTTCACATCCGACTGAGGTGGGGGGAGCTGGCGATGAACGGCTCTCTACCCTGCTTCATAATATGCGTGCTGTGCAGGCAGTTGCGAGTTCAGTAGAGGGGACAATCGGGCCGAAAGGGCTTGATACGATGCTGGTCGGAGAGGACACGGTCATTATTACGAATGACGGGGTTACGATTCTCGAAGAGATGGAAGTGAAGCACCCGGCAGCTCGTCTGCTGATCGGGCTTGCACGTTCGCAGCAGCAGGAAGTGGGGGATGGTACTACGACAGCGACGCTGCTTGCAGCGGCACTG
It contains:
- the lepA gene encoding translation elongation factor 4; this encodes MDRRKRQEKIRNFSIIAHIDHGKSTLADRILEFTGALSDREKEDQFLDQMDLERERGITIKLNAVQLKYKAQDGEEYILHLIDTPGHVDFTYEVSRSLAACEGALLVVDAAQGIEAQTLANVYLALDNNLEILPVINKIDLPSAEPERVKQEVEDVIGLDASEAVLASAKAGIGIGDILEQVVAKVPAPTGDPDAPLKALIFDSYYDAYRGVITSVRIVDGTVRKGSKIKMMATGAVFEVAEVGTHAPFAKQVDELTVGDVGYIAASIKSVRDTRVGDTITLADNPAAEGLPGYRKVNPMVFSGMYPVDSSDYNDLREALEKLQLNDASLQFEPETSQALGFGFRCGFLGMLHMEIMQERIEREFDIPLITTAPSVIYRVTKTDGEVLDIENPSKMPDAQRIDFIEEPYVKASIMVPKDFVGAIMDLCQRKRGDFVDMQYIDDLRVQIIYEMPLAEIVFEFFDQLKSNTKGYASFDYELVGYKKSKLVKMDIMLNGETVDALSFIVHRDTAYQRGRVFCEKLKELIPRQMFEVPIQAAIGQKIVARETIKAMRKNVLAKCYGGDISRKRKLLEKQKEGKKRMKSVGSVEIPQEAFMAVLKMDDN
- the hrcA gene encoding heat-inducible transcriptional repressor HrcA, which gives rise to MLSERQKLILHVIIDNYIRSAEPVGSRTISKREDIGYSSATIRNEMADLEEMGYLEQPHTSAGRIPSNKGYRFYVDQLAYMPSMQIEDATHIRRAFADRFYELEQVMNQAAAILSGLTSYTSIVLGHELKTTKLKTLQIIPLSLGSAVAILVTDTGRVENKMISIPESIPMEELERVVNLLNSRLQGVSMPELRQRLHTEVTRELSRYLQRHEQIMEVLEDALGTKPEEQIVLKGTTNIMMQPEFRDVDKVRDILAIFEQNDMMVRLFDSQQSGIQVRIGTENQEEAVSGCSIITATYHFDGLPVGTIGLLGPTRMEYGRVISILRELAGNLTDAVERFHKPGT
- a CDS encoding M24 family metallopeptidase gives rise to the protein MVYKQRLRVIEQEIEQAGVEVALLTSPLSVAYVSGFVCDPHERFMGLVIRPGAEPVLFVPSLEKDKAEAELAAYGGFIRDVIAVRDTDNPYARLLEAGLGTGVKRLAIEKSYMRVREAERLAVALPGVQFADIGDAIVRLRLRKSEEELARMEIAMRLVEEVLAEGLQKVRPGVTELELVAELEYIMKKKGADAPSFDTMVLAGANSALPHGVPGMTKVQGGQFLLFDLGVFKDGYCSDITRTFVVGEPTEEMERIYHTVLAGEEAAIRAVQPGRALAEVDRAARNIITDAGYGHYFTHRVGHGLGLEVHEAPSVHGENQTLMEAGMTFTIEPGIYVPGLGGVRIEDDILVTESGVRVLTAFPKGLTKLSL
- a CDS encoding DUF3679 domain-containing protein; the protein is MKLAVKFGLLVGVLFVGILFGINTAEKGMQRIEGTTDLPGKSFVIKKVEGGKMEVEVLGKQVASGVPISSGKAVTGNWLSQVGGDIRTFVIGTTRTVMEWIMSKL
- the hemW gene encoding radical SAM family heme chaperone HemW, which gives rise to MTRAVYIHIPFCTNKCYYCDFNSFVTKNPQLVWDYLEALDREMEQTVHDVPPEEIRTIFVGGGTPTFLDAKQMEFFVSSVAKHFPNRSADVEFTMEANPGTTDPEKLAIMRAGGVNRISFGVQSFDDALLARIGRIHDSAQVYRSLAHAREAGFTNLSIDLIFGLPDQTPVLFKKTLDAAFALDLPHFSSYSLKVEENTLFHTLYEKDKLPLPTEEEEVVMYDMLMNEMAAHGYHQYEISNFARPGYESRHNMTYWRNESYYGIGAGAHGYVNGERHVNAGPVQHYIQLAGEQGLPRIEQFAVTQDEQMEDHMIMGLRMMSGVDEAVFSERFGVPLTHVFGDSMADLIEMGLLMRVDGRVCLTKKGIPLGNEVFARFLGLVDKA
- the spoIIP gene encoding stage II sporulation protein P — protein: MQRKYRGVVLNLNGAGVQRSFIMLSLSTAVVFILLGMLFVSHAGRGLSSQHVGKIAVGMSNGWMLQTLRYELPYFQPDAPEMETVNIPTLMFRLVTSINPDDPRTLLGYELPGFSLFDTEVLVSEKAVALSDLPFESSPPPEALRDEPAVDKKEAPVPPQDTMLSTKGKKVMFIYNTHNRESWVSEVPKAREKNDPNLAMDSKTNVTLVSKRMAKTLEQNGIGSTVGLRDFTGILNQRSASYSLSYAESLKMVKSVVAQDRNLNYFIDIHRDSLPRKSTTATINGKTYAQTFFVIGMRNPNWEKNQQFALKVHNVIEKKYPGLSKGIFGKKGGNGEYNQSVSPNSILIEVGGPDNTVEECYRTADILAEAIAEVYWEAEKANAKPKAKRS